Proteins encoded by one window of Dokdonella sp.:
- a CDS encoding PilX N-terminal domain-containing pilus assembly protein → MTLCNAKSLPRRQVGAVLFVALVFLILLTLLALTATGTSILQEKMTGNLRNRQLGLMGAESGARGGEQYLWQLSFDHTTGQPLPPCAGNSASACVYRPLPEGGLDASIQTFRTSKNWVTAPPNQPGYTKVISGNIEASQTAGIAAQPVFAIENLGPDVPLGSGKQDGIYDPETTTLAGKHEFYRITSRSQGGSSAVQRIVESVYSAIDLTNTGTNPGSASGP, encoded by the coding sequence ATGACTCTCTGCAATGCCAAGAGCCTCCCCCGGCGACAGGTTGGCGCGGTTCTCTTCGTCGCGCTGGTCTTCCTCATCCTGCTGACCCTGCTCGCCCTGACCGCCACCGGTACGTCGATCCTGCAGGAAAAGATGACCGGCAACCTGCGCAACCGGCAGCTGGGCCTGATGGGAGCGGAAAGCGGCGCCCGAGGTGGCGAGCAATATCTGTGGCAGTTGAGCTTCGACCACACAACCGGTCAGCCGCTGCCGCCGTGCGCAGGCAACAGTGCTTCGGCATGTGTGTATCGGCCCCTGCCGGAGGGTGGACTCGATGCTTCGATCCAGACCTTTCGAACCTCGAAGAACTGGGTGACGGCTCCGCCCAATCAGCCCGGCTACACGAAGGTCATCAGTGGCAATATCGAGGCATCGCAGACGGCCGGCATCGCCGCACAGCCGGTGTTCGCAATCGAGAACCTCGGGCCGGATGTGCCGCTCGGCAGTGGCAAGCAGGACGGAATCTACGATCCCGAAACGACCACGCTGGCCGGCAAGCACGAGTTCTACCGCATCACATCACGCAGCCAGGGTGGCAGCAGCGCGGTCCAGCGCATCGTGGAAAGCGTGTACTCGGCCATCGACCTGACCAATACCGGGACCAATCCTGGCTCGGCTTCCGGGCCGTGA
- a CDS encoding PilC/PilY family type IV pilus protein: MTSTHNLAGSLRLTALVATICASAGLGMIPSPAQAAADGTVNLLATPPELTSSVSPNLILTFDDSGSMGRNFMPDQRPYGGGGWGATDQQNTSSSQSFASGAGPFLCAGLIDPRVTDPADPRSWAMNGVYYNPNATYRPPLLADGITEMPNAPFSAAWDNGIHPNRPDSPTTSTTRNLGTDARFCGNTAGYYRLRTGVALPIDAATGTFTPAGRSALFTAANWEWVPLPAAEQQNFANWYSYYHTRHLAAKTAVSRAYAPFDENIRVAWQNINQNQIVAATSFFKFRDVPASPAVGQRTVRTRFYNWLFASPVSGGTPNQPATVRAGNLFTRNTGSVDSNPYWDRDLNRELSCRQNFHINMSDGFWNNSTASTTLTDSSAGTLPDGRQFSLSDPESSIVWNQQNAGQRTMADIAYHYWATNLRPDFMGNPATRLKVPAFIPDRSTNLFGNPLASGQDPRDNKEIYWNPANDPATWPHLVQFMIGFGISGTIPRSDANYEQLRRGNILWPALQGSSPYSDTSEKVDDIWHASVNSRGKFFAASNPEELISALSEIIASIIARRGASTAMSVSLPLITDGTTGYSAGYDTTDWSGFVTRNTLDPVTVEAIGVEWDAGCKLTGGPCPSMPNTTNPVRDPNSRNIITSRGDPGTGMPFRWANLAPAQREMLNIEPSSIRLDLAASPRSSCGGASRHWECDAYGESRLNYIRGDRTHETTATPQFRARSSVLGAVIKAQPEYVSSPTSGYRDIYPLGSPERTAAISGNSYAVYQNAQRSRTPTLYVGSNDGMLHAFNAQTGVETWAYVPNMVIENTRLVKSTQVEVGLTPGVDAAPGEIDVFFGGQWRTLLLGSMRLGARGIYALDVTNPVVTEAAPTAPLWEFTSGPRNQGPDSGAPCAAGARYCRSLGYTYDSVNVARLNYGVGGNHWFAIVSSGYFPTDTLDPSSNEIAAGRTSLLVINLETGELVREIQTSEAPQALPSGFKTFGLSTAVVYDSQSDQIGDFAVAGDLAGNLWRFDLTSSNPADWSVDLMFANYGSGGAAAVGDQPFSFMPTGLRDPQTLRPIFVIGTGKYLGLPDRTSLVPQQAFYGIRDMGSNSPWYPIRVNQLVTQHMTQTSDAREITGWSPPASVPPAPAPVMTLGDTDAGGNPILTQVRALGWRLPINIGGSSVAPGTPEPGERAQRRVAPLFSANLALAYTLIPKGEDPCDPGARYALMVLDAATGGARVRTNQPSGAVQGIGMIGGVVGLTTPPGNPVTRPGGGGLAIPGLPPSLADEVKDALEAALADDVWHRNAWRELLDLLL; this comes from the coding sequence ATGACTAGCACTCACAACCTTGCCGGTTCGCTTCGCCTCACCGCACTCGTGGCGACGATTTGCGCGTCTGCCGGGCTCGGGATGATTCCATCTCCGGCCCAGGCCGCCGCCGATGGAACGGTCAACCTGCTCGCCACGCCGCCCGAACTGACTTCGAGCGTATCGCCGAACCTCATCCTCACGTTCGATGACTCGGGTTCGATGGGGCGCAATTTCATGCCCGACCAACGACCCTACGGCGGTGGCGGCTGGGGTGCGACCGATCAGCAGAACACCAGCAGCAGCCAATCGTTCGCTAGCGGGGCCGGACCCTTTCTCTGTGCCGGGCTCATCGACCCACGCGTCACCGATCCTGCGGATCCGCGTTCCTGGGCGATGAACGGCGTCTACTACAACCCGAACGCAACCTATCGCCCGCCGCTCCTCGCCGATGGCATCACCGAGATGCCGAATGCGCCCTTCTCGGCGGCCTGGGACAACGGCATCCATCCGAACCGGCCGGATTCCCCGACCACGAGCACGACGCGCAATCTGGGCACCGACGCCCGTTTCTGCGGGAACACAGCAGGGTACTACCGGCTGCGGACAGGCGTTGCCCTGCCAATCGACGCGGCCACCGGCACGTTCACTCCCGCTGGGCGCAGCGCGCTCTTTACCGCCGCCAACTGGGAGTGGGTGCCGCTGCCGGCCGCCGAGCAGCAAAACTTCGCCAACTGGTATTCGTACTATCACACGCGTCATCTTGCGGCGAAGACGGCGGTATCGCGTGCCTATGCGCCGTTCGATGAAAACATCCGCGTGGCCTGGCAGAACATCAACCAGAACCAGATCGTTGCCGCCACGAGCTTCTTCAAGTTCCGCGATGTCCCGGCCAGCCCGGCGGTCGGCCAGCGCACGGTACGCACCCGGTTCTACAACTGGCTGTTCGCGTCGCCCGTGTCGGGGGGTACGCCGAATCAGCCGGCCACCGTGCGCGCCGGCAACCTGTTCACGCGCAATACCGGCAGTGTCGACAGCAATCCCTACTGGGACCGCGACCTCAATCGCGAGTTGAGCTGCCGGCAGAACTTCCACATCAACATGAGCGATGGATTCTGGAACAACTCGACGGCATCCACCACGCTCACCGACAGCTCAGCCGGCACCTTGCCGGATGGCCGCCAGTTCTCGCTCAGCGACCCGGAAAGCTCGATCGTCTGGAACCAGCAAAATGCCGGCCAGCGCACGATGGCCGATATCGCCTACCACTACTGGGCGACCAACTTGCGCCCGGATTTCATGGGGAATCCCGCAACGCGCCTCAAGGTGCCGGCCTTCATCCCCGACCGGTCGACGAACCTGTTCGGCAATCCGCTGGCCAGTGGCCAGGACCCGCGCGACAACAAGGAGATCTACTGGAACCCGGCCAATGATCCGGCGACCTGGCCGCACCTCGTCCAGTTCATGATCGGCTTCGGCATCTCGGGAACGATTCCGCGCAGTGACGCCAACTACGAGCAGCTGCGGCGCGGAAACATCCTCTGGCCCGCGCTGCAGGGCAGCTCGCCGTACAGCGATACGTCCGAGAAGGTGGATGACATCTGGCATGCGTCGGTGAACAGCCGCGGCAAGTTCTTCGCCGCCAGCAATCCCGAGGAACTGATCAGCGCGCTCAGCGAGATCATCGCCAGCATCATCGCGCGTCGCGGCGCATCCACCGCGATGTCGGTGTCGCTGCCGCTCATCACCGATGGCACGACCGGCTACTCCGCCGGCTACGACACGACCGACTGGTCGGGTTTCGTCACCCGCAACACCCTTGATCCGGTCACCGTCGAGGCCATCGGCGTCGAATGGGATGCCGGATGCAAGCTCACCGGTGGCCCGTGCCCGAGCATGCCCAACACGACAAATCCGGTCCGCGATCCGAACTCCCGCAACATCATCACATCGCGGGGTGACCCCGGAACCGGCATGCCGTTCCGCTGGGCCAACCTTGCGCCCGCGCAGCGGGAAATGCTCAACATCGAACCATCGAGCATCCGCCTCGACCTGGCCGCATCGCCGCGCTCGAGCTGCGGTGGCGCCAGCAGGCATTGGGAATGCGATGCCTATGGCGAATCGCGCCTCAACTACATCCGTGGCGACCGCACCCACGAGACCACCGCGACACCGCAGTTCCGTGCGCGCAGCTCCGTGCTTGGCGCGGTGATCAAGGCGCAACCCGAGTACGTCTCCTCGCCAACCAGCGGCTATCGCGACATCTATCCGCTCGGCTCGCCCGAGCGCACGGCCGCCATCTCCGGCAATTCCTATGCGGTGTACCAGAACGCCCAGCGCAGCCGCACGCCCACGCTCTATGTCGGCTCCAACGACGGCATGCTGCACGCATTCAATGCGCAGACCGGTGTCGAGACCTGGGCTTATGTCCCCAACATGGTGATCGAGAATACCCGTCTGGTGAAATCGACCCAGGTCGAGGTCGGCCTCACCCCCGGCGTCGATGCCGCGCCCGGTGAGATCGACGTGTTCTTCGGTGGCCAGTGGCGGACGCTGTTGCTCGGCTCGATGCGCCTTGGTGCGCGCGGCATCTACGCCCTCGATGTCACCAACCCGGTTGTCACCGAGGCCGCACCCACGGCACCGCTCTGGGAGTTCACCAGCGGTCCGCGCAACCAAGGCCCGGACAGCGGGGCGCCGTGCGCGGCAGGCGCGCGCTACTGCCGTTCGCTCGGCTATACCTATGATTCAGTCAATGTCGCGCGCCTGAACTACGGCGTCGGCGGCAATCACTGGTTCGCCATCGTCTCCAGCGGCTATTTCCCCACGGATACGCTCGACCCCAGCAGCAACGAAATCGCTGCCGGGCGGACCTCGTTGCTGGTCATCAACCTGGAGACTGGCGAGCTCGTGCGCGAGATCCAGACCAGCGAGGCACCGCAGGCGCTGCCGTCCGGATTCAAGACCTTCGGCCTGTCGACCGCCGTGGTGTATGACTCCCAGTCGGACCAGATCGGTGATTTCGCAGTCGCCGGCGACCTCGCCGGCAACCTCTGGCGTTTCGACCTGACGTCCAGCAATCCCGCTGACTGGTCGGTGGACCTCATGTTCGCCAACTACGGCAGTGGCGGTGCCGCCGCGGTCGGTGACCAGCCGTTCTCGTTCATGCCGACCGGCCTGCGCGACCCGCAAACCCTGCGTCCGATCTTCGTCATCGGCACGGGCAAGTACCTCGGCCTGCCGGATCGTACCAGCCTCGTTCCGCAACAGGCCTTCTACGGCATTCGTGACATGGGCAGCAACAGCCCGTGGTATCCGATCCGGGTCAATCAGCTCGTCACCCAGCACATGACGCAGACCAGCGACGCCCGCGAGATCACCGGCTGGTCGCCGCCCGCGTCGGTCCCGCCGGCCCCCGCGCCGGTCATGACGCTTGGTGATACCGACGCCGGTGGCAACCCCATCCTCACCCAGGTGCGCGCGCTTGGCTGGCGCCTGCCGATCAACATCGGCGGCAGCAGCGTGGCGCCCGGCACGCCGGAGCCGGGTGAGCGCGCGCAGCGTCGCGTGGCGCCGCTGTTCTCGGCCAATCTGGCCCTGGCGTACACCTTGATCCCGAAGGGCGAGGATCCCTGCGATCCCGGCGCGCGCTATGCGCTGATGGTGCTCGATGCCGCGACCGGTGGAGCCCGCGTGCGCACCAACCAACCGTCGGGTGCGGTGCAGGGCATCGGCATGATCGGCGGCGTGGTCGGCCTCACCACGCCACCTGGCAATCCGGTCACGCGTCCTGGCGGTGGTGGGCTCGCCATTCCCGGGTTGCCGCCGAGTCTTGCCGACGAGGTCAAGGATGCGCTCGAAGCGGCGCTGGCCGACGACGTCTGGCATCGCAACGCCTGGCGCGAACTGCTTGATCTGTTGCTCTGA
- a CDS encoding type IV pilin protein, producing the protein MNRNRGFTLLELMIVVAIIAVLAALAYPSYTRYVERTRRADGRELLMRISAAQERFFTNRNRYAATFTDLSVSDTSEKGYYRVTIGGLGTNNQTYTLTATPQAPQNNDSCGALTINNTGFKAAPSDTGSNGACW; encoded by the coding sequence ATGAACAGGAATCGTGGCTTCACCTTGCTTGAACTGATGATCGTGGTGGCGATCATCGCCGTACTCGCCGCCCTCGCCTACCCGAGTTATACGCGCTATGTCGAGCGCACGCGCCGTGCCGACGGGCGCGAGTTGCTCATGCGCATCTCGGCGGCACAGGAACGCTTCTTCACCAACCGCAACCGCTATGCAGCGACCTTCACCGACCTCAGTGTCAGCGACACGAGCGAAAAGGGTTACTACCGGGTGACCATCGGTGGGCTCGGAACCAACAACCAGACCTATACGCTCACGGCGACGCCACAGGCGCCGCAGAACAACGATTCGTGTGGGGCGCTGACGATCAACAACACCGGCTTCAAGGCGGCGCCCAGCGACACGGGCAGCAATGGCGCATGCTGGTAA
- a CDS encoding A24 family peptidase — protein MDFSWLHEPVMLIPVVGVLGLLVGSFLNVVILRLPRRLEHEWRTQAREFLAQDAPADDQAPPDLVFKGSHCVHCGHALSPLDNIPLLSWLALRGRCRYCKEAISWQYPLVEALSAAACMVLAWKFGFGWPLLAALAFTWILIAAAGIDARTQLLPDQLTLPLLWLGLLVSLVPLFVDAPTAILGAAIGWASLWLVFWAFKLLTGKEGMGYGDFKLLGALGAWMGAMALLPIILLSSLIGAIIGGAILAVNKKGRETPIPFGPFIAAAGWAWFVFGDVLGAWYRGWFYAG, from the coding sequence ATGGATTTTTCGTGGTTGCACGAGCCGGTGATGCTGATCCCGGTGGTCGGTGTGCTCGGCCTGTTGGTCGGCAGCTTCCTCAATGTGGTGATCCTGCGCCTGCCGCGGCGGCTCGAGCACGAGTGGCGCACGCAGGCGCGCGAGTTTCTTGCCCAGGACGCGCCGGCCGATGACCAGGCGCCGCCCGACCTCGTGTTCAAGGGTTCGCATTGCGTCCATTGCGGGCATGCCTTGTCGCCGCTGGACAACATCCCGCTGTTGAGCTGGCTGGCCCTGCGTGGGCGCTGCCGTTATTGCAAGGAGGCCATTTCATGGCAGTACCCGCTGGTCGAGGCGCTGAGCGCGGCGGCGTGCATGGTGCTGGCGTGGAAGTTCGGCTTCGGCTGGCCGCTGCTGGCGGCGCTCGCGTTCACCTGGATCCTGATCGCCGCAGCCGGGATCGATGCGCGCACACAACTGTTGCCGGACCAGCTCACCCTGCCGCTGCTCTGGCTGGGCCTGCTGGTCTCGCTGGTGCCGCTGTTCGTCGATGCGCCGACCGCGATCCTCGGTGCGGCGATCGGCTGGGCCAGCCTGTGGCTGGTGTTCTGGGCGTTCAAGCTGCTGACCGGCAAGGAAGGCATGGGTTACGGCGACTTCAAGCTGCTCGGCGCGCTTGGTGCGTGGATGGGCGCGATGGCGCTGCTGCCGATCATCCTGCTGTCGTCGTTGATCGGCGCGATCATCGGCGGCGCGATCCTGGCGGTGAACAAGAAGGGCCGTGAAACTCCGATCCCCTTCGGCCCTTTCATCGCCGCGGCCGGCTGGGCATGGTTCGTGTTCGGCGACGTGCTCGGCGCGTGGTATCGCGGGTGGTTCTACGCGGGGTGA
- a CDS encoding type II secretion system F family protein: MATTATARAGIKQSAGKSRAQISQLSTFTWVGLDKRGHKIKGEYQSKSVGLVKAELRRQGINPQTVKEKAKPLFGAAGKTIAPRDIAIFSRQLATMMAAGVPMVQGFDIVAGGQNNPRMKNMLVDIKTEIEGGSSLNESLNKYPVQFDELYRNLVRAGESAGVLDTVLDTIATYKENIEAIKAKIKKAMFYPAMVIAVAILVSSILMIFVIPQFENVFQGFGADLPAFTQMLVNMSRFMVQYWWLVFGIAGAVIVGIVLLYKRSDKFAHLVGRGMLKLPVVGEILRQSAMARFARTLGVTFKAGVPLVEALDSVAGATGSVVYNDAVKRIREDVAVGHQLQLAIRQTNLFPNMVVQMVAIGEESGALDKMLFKIAEFYEQEVNNAVDALSSLLEPLIMVILGVLVGGMVIGMYLPIFKLGAVVG, translated from the coding sequence ATGGCAACCACCGCAACCGCACGGGCCGGCATCAAGCAGAGCGCGGGCAAGTCACGCGCCCAGATCAGCCAGTTGAGCACCTTTACCTGGGTCGGCCTCGACAAGCGCGGCCACAAGATCAAAGGCGAGTACCAGAGCAAGAGCGTCGGCCTGGTCAAGGCCGAACTGCGCCGCCAGGGCATCAATCCGCAGACGGTCAAGGAAAAGGCCAAGCCCCTGTTCGGCGCGGCTGGCAAGACGATTGCACCGCGCGATATCGCCATCTTCAGCCGCCAGCTCGCCACGATGATGGCGGCCGGCGTGCCGATGGTGCAGGGCTTCGACATTGTCGCTGGCGGCCAGAACAACCCGCGCATGAAGAACATGCTGGTCGACATCAAGACCGAGATCGAAGGCGGCTCCTCGCTCAACGAATCGCTCAACAAGTATCCGGTTCAGTTCGACGAGCTGTACCGCAACCTCGTCCGTGCCGGCGAGTCGGCTGGTGTGCTCGACACCGTGCTCGACACGATCGCCACGTACAAGGAGAACATCGAAGCAATCAAGGCCAAGATCAAGAAGGCCATGTTCTACCCGGCCATGGTCATCGCCGTGGCGATTCTCGTCTCGTCGATCCTGATGATCTTCGTGATCCCGCAGTTCGAGAACGTGTTCCAGGGCTTCGGTGCCGACCTGCCGGCCTTCACGCAGATGCTCGTGAACATGTCGCGGTTCATGGTGCAGTACTGGTGGTTGGTCTTCGGTATCGCCGGTGCGGTGATCGTTGGCATCGTTCTGCTGTACAAGCGCTCGGACAAGTTTGCCCACCTCGTCGGACGCGGCATGCTCAAGCTGCCGGTGGTTGGCGAAATCCTTCGCCAATCGGCGATGGCGCGCTTCGCGCGCACGCTCGGCGTGACCTTCAAGGCCGGCGTGCCGCTGGTGGAAGCCCTCGACTCCGTTGCCGGCGCCACCGGCAGCGTGGTCTACAACGATGCGGTCAAGCGCATCCGCGAGGACGTCGCCGTCGGCCACCAGCTCCAGCTCGCGATCCGCCAGACCAACCTGTTTCCGAACATGGTCGTGCAGATGGTGGCGATCGGTGAGGAGTCCGGCGCACTCGACAAGATGCTGTTCAAGATCGCCGAATTCTACGAGCAGGAGGTCAACAACGCCGTCGATGCGCTGTCGAGCCTGCTGGAGCCGCTGATCATGGTCATCCTCGGCGTACTCGTCGGCGGCATGGTCATCGGCATGTACCTGCCGATCTTCAAGCTCGGCGCCGTCGTCGGCTGA
- the pilB gene encoding type IV-A pilus assembly ATPase PilB, protein MNTPSLTGLSGVSRRLVAEGLLGEQDARKAVEDAGKQKIPIGAWLTENGLVSSANLALASAFEFGVPLLDVAALDLSQVPLKLVKEELIQKHKALPLFKRGNRLFVGVSDPTNLRALDEIKFQSNHIIEPILVDEHQLERAIEQAQATSSTTIEGMDDAEGLDNLDLADTSGEDEGGSGVDAQGGDDAPVVRFVNKVLVDAIKRGASDIHFEPYENNYRVRLRMDGMLKQVASPPVKLTPRISSRIKVMSGLDIAEKRVPQDGRIKLNLSKTKSIDFRVSTCPTLFGEKIVLRILDASAAKLGIDKLGYEPDQQKLFLEAIEKPYGMVLVTGPTGSGKTVSLYTALNILNTEGRNISTVEDPVEIRLPGVNQVQQNQKRGMTFAAALRSFLRQDPDVIMVGEIRDLETAEIAIKAAQTGHMVLSTLHTNDAPQTIARLMNMGIAPYNITSSVTIVIAQRLARRLHDCKRPMNPPLPKAALLAEGFSEADVEAGIELFEAVGCSGCNEGYKGRTGIYQVMPMSEEIQKIVLAGGNALQIAAEAKRIGINDLRASALLKVKQGVTSLAEINRVTKD, encoded by the coding sequence ATGAATACCCCCTCCTTGACGGGGCTGAGTGGCGTCAGCCGTCGCCTGGTGGCCGAAGGCCTGCTCGGCGAGCAGGACGCGCGCAAGGCCGTCGAGGATGCGGGCAAGCAGAAGATTCCGATCGGCGCCTGGCTGACCGAGAACGGGCTGGTTTCCAGCGCCAACCTGGCCCTGGCCTCGGCCTTCGAGTTCGGCGTGCCGCTGCTCGACGTCGCCGCGCTCGACCTCAGCCAGGTGCCGCTCAAGCTGGTCAAGGAAGAGCTGATCCAGAAGCACAAGGCCTTGCCGCTGTTCAAGCGCGGCAACCGCCTGTTCGTCGGCGTGTCGGATCCTACCAACCTGCGCGCGCTGGACGAGATCAAGTTTCAGTCCAACCACATCATCGAGCCGATCCTGGTCGACGAGCACCAGCTCGAACGTGCGATCGAGCAGGCCCAGGCGACCAGCAGCACGACGATCGAGGGCATGGACGATGCCGAAGGTCTCGACAACCTCGACCTTGCCGATACCTCCGGCGAGGACGAAGGCGGCAGCGGCGTCGATGCCCAGGGCGGTGACGACGCGCCGGTGGTTCGCTTCGTCAACAAGGTGCTGGTCGATGCGATCAAGCGCGGCGCCTCGGACATCCATTTCGAGCCCTACGAGAACAACTACCGCGTGCGCCTGCGCATGGACGGCATGCTCAAGCAGGTGGCTTCGCCGCCGGTCAAGCTGACCCCGCGCATTTCCTCGCGCATCAAGGTCATGTCCGGCCTCGACATCGCCGAAAAGCGCGTGCCGCAGGACGGGCGCATCAAGCTCAACCTGTCCAAGACCAAGTCGATCGACTTCCGCGTCAGCACCTGCCCGACCCTGTTCGGCGAAAAGATCGTGTTGCGCATCCTCGATGCCTCGGCGGCCAAGCTCGGCATCGACAAGCTCGGCTACGAGCCGGATCAGCAGAAGCTGTTCCTGGAGGCCATCGAGAAACCCTACGGCATGGTGCTGGTGACCGGCCCGACCGGCTCGGGCAAGACCGTGTCGCTGTACACCGCGCTCAACATCCTCAATACCGAGGGCCGCAACATCTCCACGGTGGAGGACCCGGTCGAAATCCGCCTGCCCGGCGTCAACCAGGTGCAGCAGAACCAGAAGCGCGGCATGACCTTCGCCGCGGCGCTGCGCTCGTTCCTGCGCCAGGACCCGGACGTGATCATGGTCGGCGAAATCCGCGACCTGGAAACCGCCGAGATTGCCATCAAGGCGGCGCAGACCGGCCACATGGTGCTGTCGACCCTGCACACCAACGACGCGCCGCAGACCATCGCGCGCCTGATGAACATGGGCATCGCCCCGTACAACATCACCTCGTCGGTGACCATCGTCATCGCCCAGCGCCTGGCCCGCCGCCTGCACGACTGCAAGCGACCGATGAACCCGCCCTTGCCCAAGGCCGCCCTGCTGGCCGAAGGTTTCAGCGAGGCCGATGTCGAAGCCGGCATCGAACTCTTCGAGGCGGTCGGCTGCTCGGGCTGCAACGAGGGCTACAAGGGCCGTACCGGCATCTACCAGGTGATGCCGATGAGCGAGGAGATCCAGAAGATCGTCCTCGCCGGCGGCAACGCCCTGCAGATCGCCGCCGAGGCCAAGCGCATCGGCATCAACGATTTGCGTGCTTCCGCACTGTTGAAGGTCAAGCAGGGTGTTACAAGCCTTGCCGAAATCAACCGCGTGACCAAGGACTAA
- a CDS encoding glycosyltransferase family 2 protein: MISIVLPAKNEAAALVGLLPRLKEARPDAEIIIVDDGSTDDTAEVCRAAGVTVLSRPYSMGNGAAIKAGARAARGDTLVFMDADGQHDPTLIARLLDRLDEGYDMVVGARDWAGQAGVSRGIANTLYNWLASRMTGFDVKDLTSGFRAVRADKFREFLHLLPNGFSYPTTCTMAFFRSAYAVAYEPIPVARRIGKSHIKPIKDGIRFLLIIFKIATLYAPLKLFAPISIAFFLTGLGWYGYTFVTRHQFTNMSALLFSAAVIIFLIGLISEQITNLTYRRDG, encoded by the coding sequence ATGATCAGTATCGTCCTCCCCGCCAAGAACGAGGCCGCTGCGCTGGTCGGCCTGCTGCCCAGGCTGAAAGAGGCCCGGCCCGATGCGGAAATCATCATCGTCGACGATGGCTCGACCGATGACACGGCCGAGGTCTGCCGGGCCGCCGGCGTTACCGTGCTGAGCCGCCCGTACTCGATGGGCAATGGTGCCGCCATCAAAGCCGGTGCCAGGGCAGCCCGCGGCGACACACTTGTTTTCATGGATGCCGATGGCCAGCACGACCCCACCCTGATTGCCCGGCTGCTCGATAGGCTCGATGAGGGCTATGACATGGTCGTCGGTGCCCGTGATTGGGCCGGCCAGGCCGGGGTCAGCCGTGGCATCGCCAACACGTTGTACAACTGGCTGGCCAGCCGCATGACCGGCTTCGACGTGAAGGATCTGACCTCCGGGTTCCGCGCGGTCCGGGCGGACAAGTTCCGCGAATTCCTGCACCTGCTGCCGAACGGATTCTCCTATCCCACCACCTGCACGATGGCCTTCTTCCGCAGTGCCTATGCCGTGGCATATGAGCCCATTCCGGTTGCCAGGCGCATCGGCAAGAGCCACATCAAGCCGATCAAGGACGGCATCCGCTTCCTGCTGATCATCTTCAAGATCGCCACGCTTTATGCGCCACTCAAGCTGTTTGCCCCCATCTCCATCGCCTTCTTCCTCACTGGCCTGGGCTGGTACGGCTACACCTTTGTCACACGCCACCAGTTCACCAACATGAGCGCGCTGCTGTTTTCCGCAGCGGTGATCATCTTCCTGATCGGGCTGATCTCCGAGCAGATCACCAATTTGACCTATCGCCGAGATGGTTGA
- a CDS encoding glycosyltransferase family 4 protein, which translates to MERLNWHLAEELAKQAQVHIVGPRGCAALAPTGVIMTEVPLKPLWRFLLLGGLAAWRVARRFQPDVVLAGSGLTAPLALFAARRSGARAHAYVHGLDVAVRHPIYRAIWLRALRRLDGVIANSGPTATLCRSIGIREDRLGIVHPGVDLPEADATPSSRLDGIDNRPLLLSVGRLSTRKGLREFVSQALPAIVARHPKTLLLIVGEAPAQALHAQAQTPESIQAAADAAGVGGNLRFLGVITDYKELGQIYRACDAHVFPVREIPGDPEGFGMVAVEAAAHGLPTIAFATGGIVDAVAEGKSGHLVPPGDYPAFVEATLRAIEEGQELRATCLPFAAQFAWSMFGAGVWTLLAANPEASA; encoded by the coding sequence ATGGAACGGCTGAACTGGCATCTGGCGGAAGAACTCGCCAAACAGGCACAGGTGCACATCGTGGGGCCCAGAGGCTGCGCAGCGCTCGCCCCCACCGGCGTGATCATGACCGAAGTGCCGCTCAAGCCCTTGTGGCGGTTTCTGCTGCTAGGTGGTCTGGCTGCATGGCGAGTGGCCAGGCGCTTTCAGCCGGATGTCGTGCTGGCAGGAAGCGGATTGACTGCACCATTGGCGTTGTTCGCTGCGCGTCGCAGTGGCGCCCGCGCCCACGCCTATGTGCATGGCCTGGACGTGGCAGTGCGGCACCCCATATATCGGGCCATTTGGCTGCGAGCACTGCGCAGGCTGGATGGCGTGATCGCCAACAGCGGCCCCACCGCCACGCTCTGCCGCAGCATCGGAATCCGTGAAGACAGGCTTGGCATCGTCCATCCAGGTGTTGACCTTCCCGAGGCCGACGCCACCCCGTCATCACGGCTGGATGGCATCGACAACCGCCCCCTGCTGCTTTCAGTTGGCCGCCTGTCCACACGAAAAGGGCTGCGTGAGTTCGTAAGCCAGGCCCTTCCCGCCATCGTCGCCCGTCATCCAAAAACCTTGCTGCTGATCGTGGGTGAAGCCCCGGCTCAGGCCCTGCATGCCCAGGCGCAGACACCCGAATCCATCCAGGCCGCCGCCGATGCGGCCGGCGTGGGCGGCAACCTGCGGTTTCTTGGCGTGATCACCGATTACAAGGAATTGGGGCAGATCTACCGCGCCTGCGATGCGCATGTGTTCCCCGTACGCGAGATTCCCGGCGACCCCGAAGGCTTCGGCATGGTGGCGGTGGAAGCCGCAGCGCACGGCCTGCCCACGATCGCCTTTGCCACCGGCGGCATCGTGGATGCCGTGGCAGAAGGGAAATCCGGTCATCTGGTGCCGCCCGGCGATTACCCGGCCTTCGTCGAGGCCACGTTGCGAGCAATTGAGGAAGGCCAAGAACTGCGTGCCACTTGCCTGCCGTTTGCGGCGCAGTTTGCCTGGTCCATGTTCGGGGCTGGCGTCTGGACGTTGCTGGCAGCAAACCCCGAGGCTTCGGCATGA